The Granulicella sp. 5B5 nucleotide sequence CACGCCACGGCGCTTGTACCACGTCGTCTTGCCCGAACCCGGCAAACCGATCGTCAGCACCACATAGCCACGTGGCGACCGCGCCGGCACGGCCAACGGCTCTGCCGGCGGCGTCGCCAGCGACTCAGGCTGCGTCTCGTGAACAATCTGCGGAGCAGCTTCTTCGACCACCGGTGTCGCCACTACAGGCTCTTCCGCCGGGCTTTCCATCGTCACCGCTGGCGGAGGCTCCGGATAACTGGGCCTCAACGGCGCCGGCTGGTTCGCAGGAATCTCCTGCCCAATCTTGCCCGTGGACTCCGAATCATTCGGTCCACGCTTTGAACGTCTTCTCATGAGTGTGCCGCGCAACCAATCGCGCATATAAGGGTGTTGTAACACACCCCTCCCTGTGCTGCAAAAGCTGTGCATACAGCCCGCTACCTCCTGCCCTCCTCACCCCTCCGTTTGGTATCCTTAATTGGATTAAGGAGAATCCTTAGAACATGGCAGTTAAGGTAGGCATCAACGGCTTCGGCCGCATCGGACGCAACGTCTTTCGCTCCGCCCTGGGCAACCCCGACATCGAATTTGTCGCCGTCAACGACCTCACCACCCCCGCCACCCTCGCTCACCTCCTCAAGTACGACTCCATCCTCGGCAACCTGAAGAACGAGATCTCCCACACCGACGACTCCATCACCGTCGATGGCAAGACCATCAAGGTCTTCGCCCAACGCGACCCCGCCGCCCTCGACTGGGCCTCCGTCGGCGCCGAGATCGTCGTCGAGTCCACCGGCTTCTTCACCGACGCCACCAAGGCCAAGGCTCACCTCGGCAGCACCGTCAAAAAGGTCATCATCTCCGCCCCGGCCTCCAACGAGGACATCACCCTCGTCCTCGGCGTCAACGACTCCAAATACGACGCGGCGAAGCACAACGTCATCTCCAACGCCTCCTGCACCACCAACTGCCTCGCTCCGGTCGTCAAGGTCCTCAACGACACCTTCGGCATCGAGTCCGGCATCATGACCACCATCCACAGCTACACCAACGACCAGGTCATCCTCGACACGCCGCACAAGGACCTCCGCCGCGCCCGCGCCGCTGCCCTCAGCATGATCCCCTCCAGCACCGGCGCTGCCAAAGCCCTGCGCCTCGTCATCCCCGAGATGGACGGCAAGCTCGACGGCTTCTCCATGCGTGTCCCCACCCCCAACGTCTCCGTCATCGACCTCACCTTCGTCAGCACCAAACCCATCGACGTCAAATCCGTCAACGCAGCCCTCAAGGCCGCCAGCGAAGGCGAGCTCAAGGGCATCCTCGGCTACACCGACGAAGAGCTCGTCTCCACCGACTTCCGCGGCAACTCCCTCTCCTCCATCGTCGACAGCAAGCTCACCAAGGTCATCCAGAACACCGGCAAGATCATCAGCTGGTACGACAACGAGTGGGGCTACTCCAGCCGCGTCCGCGACCTCATCCTCTTCCTCGTGAAGAAGGGCCTTTAACTCAGTCGATTCCACATCACGAAGGGCAGCCATATGGCTGCCCTTGTCTTTGCTGACCATAAAACCCTGATAAAATATAGGCATGGCTATGCAAATGGTCGCGCAGAAATTCGAATCCTTCCAGGACATCAAGGACGAAGAATACCGCTACTGGGCCAGCGTCTCTCCGGCCGAGCGCATCGCTGCCGGCCATCAGATGAGCGTCGAGGGGTATCGCGCGTATGGCTATTCCACCGATGGACAAGAACTTAAAACAGTTGCTGTCCGCCTTCAACGCGAACCACGTTAAATACGTCATCATTGGTGGCTATGCAGTATTCGTCCATGCCCAGCCTCGCA carries:
- the gap gene encoding type I glyceraldehyde-3-phosphate dehydrogenase, with the protein product MAVKVGINGFGRIGRNVFRSALGNPDIEFVAVNDLTTPATLAHLLKYDSILGNLKNEISHTDDSITVDGKTIKVFAQRDPAALDWASVGAEIVVESTGFFTDATKAKAHLGSTVKKVIISAPASNEDITLVLGVNDSKYDAAKHNVISNASCTTNCLAPVVKVLNDTFGIESGIMTTIHSYTNDQVILDTPHKDLRRARAAALSMIPSSTGAAKALRLVIPEMDGKLDGFSMRVPTPNVSVIDLTFVSTKPIDVKSVNAALKAASEGELKGILGYTDEELVSTDFRGNSLSSIVDSKLTKVIQNTGKIISWYDNEWGYSSRVRDLILFLVKKGL